One Brassica napus cultivar Da-Ae chromosome A1, Da-Ae, whole genome shotgun sequence genomic region harbors:
- the LOC111198799 gene encoding cytochrome P450 72A15-like has translation MHIYRSRECHQIIYLPLSSLRTKMEASAASVTVSVAIAAVLWWIWRTLNWVWFKPKMLESYLRRQGLVGTPYTLLVGDVKREYSMTTEARSKPIKLTDDIVPLVLPFPSHMLKTYGRTFFTWRGPIPTITITSPEQIKEVLNKIYDFQKPNTFALSRPVASGLFSYDGDKWAKHRRIINPAFHLEKIKNMVPAFHQSCSEVVGKWDNIVLDKGSSCEVDVWPWLMSMTADVISRTAFGSSYKEGQRIFELQAELSELIIQAFRKAFIPGYSYLPTKGNRRMKAAARESQAILRGIVNKRLRAIEAGEAPSQDLLGTLLESNLGQGKGNGMSIEDVIEECKLFYFAGQETTSVLLVWTMILLSQHQDWQARAREEVKQVFGDREPNAEGLNQLKVMTMILQEVLRLYPPVINMTRAIHKEMKLGGVTLPGGVNITLPIMLVQRDIQQWGNDAAEFKPERFKDGISKATKSQVSFIPFSWGPRICIGQNFAMLEAKMAMALIIQRFSFDLSPSYVHAPYTVFTLHPQFGAHLIMHKI, from the exons atgcatatatatagatCCCGAGAATGCCATCAGATTATCtatctccctctctcttctctaaGAACGAAAATGGAAGCATCAGCTGCGTCAGTAACAGTTTCAGTAGCTATAGCTGCTGTATTGTGGTGGATATGGAGAACTCTAAATTGGGTTTGGTTTAAACCAAAGATGCTTGAGAGTTACCTGAGAAGACAAGGTCTTGTCGGAACTCCTTACACGTTACTTGTTGGAGATGTGAAAAGGGAATATAGCATGACGACGGAGGCAAGGTCCAAACCCATCAAACTAACTGATGATATCGTCCCACTTGTCTTGCCCTTCCCCTCTCACATGCTCAAGACTTACG GAAGGACTTTTTTTACATGGCGTGGACCTATACCAACCATCACCATTACGAGCCCCGAGCAAATCAAGGAAGTGTTGAACAAGATTTATGATTTCCAGAAGCCAAATACATTCGCCTTGAGCAGACCTGTAGCCAGTGGACTCTTTAGTTATGACGGTGATAAATGGGCTAAACACCGAAGAATCATCAACCCTGCTTTCCACCTTGAGAAAATCAAG AATATGGTACCTGCGTTCCACCAAAGCTGTAGCGAGGTAGTTGGCAAATGGGACAATATAGTCTTGGACAAAGGGTCATCCTGTGAGGTGGATGTTTGGCCTTGGCTTATGAGCATGACTGCAGATGTGATCTCTCGTACTGCTTTTGGCAGCAGCTATAAAGAAGGACAGAGGATATTTGAGCTCCAAGCAGAACTATCTGAGCTCATTATACAAGCTTTTCGTAAAGCTTTCATCCCTGGATATAG TTATCTCCCAACGAAGGGTAATAGAAGGATGAAAGCAGCAGCTAGAGAAAGCCAAGCTATACTGAGAGGGATCGTTAACAAAAGGCTAAGGGCCATAGAAGCTGGGGAAGCACCAAGCCAAGATTTGCTAGGTACACTTCTTGAATCGAATTTAGGACAAGGTAAAGGAAACGGAATGAGCATTGAAGATGTGATAGAGGAGTGCAAGTTGTTCTACTTTGCTGGACAAGAGACAACTTCAGTACTTCTAGTTTGGACAATGATTCTGCTAAGCCAACACCAAGACTGGCAGGCTCGTGCTAGAGAAGAAGTCAAGCAAGTTTTTGGTGATAGAGAACCCAATGCAGAAGGCTTGAACCAGCTCAAAGTT ATGACGATGATATTACAAGAGGTCCTTAGGCTATATCCTCCAGTAATCAATATGACTCGAGCCATTCACAAAGAGATGAAGCTAGGCGGCGTGACGCTACCAGGTGGCGTCAACATCACTCTACCTATTATGCTAGTCCAACGCGACATCCAGCAATGGGGTAACGATGCAGCAGAGTTCAAACCCGAGAGATTCAAAGATGGCATCTCAAAGGCAACAAAGAGCCAAGTCTCCTTCATTCCCTTTTCTTGGGGGCCAAGGATATGCATAGGCCAAAATTTTGCCATGTTGGAGGCAAAGATGGCAATGGCATTGATTATACAGAGATTCTCCTTTGATCTTTCTCCTTCCTATGTCCATGCTCCTTACACGGTGTTCACCCTTCACCCACAGTTTGGTGCTCATCTTATAATGCACAAGATATAG
- the LOC111198806 gene encoding cytochrome P450 72A15-like isoform X1: METSVASVAVSIVIAVVSWWVWRTLKWVWFKPKMLESYLRRQGIPGTPYTPLVGDLKKMSSMLTEARSKPIKLTDDVTPRVVPYPFHMLKTHGRTYYTWFGPIPTITIMDPEQIKEVFNNVYDFPKPHTFPLVRFIATGLASYDGDKWAKHRRIINPAFHLEKIKNMVPAFHQSCSEVVGKWDKLVLDRGLSCEVDVWPWLVSMTADVISRTAFGSSYKEGQRIFELQAELSELIIQDFRKAFIPGYSYLPTKDNRRMKAAAREIQVILRGIVNKRLLAREASDDLLGILLESNLGQDEGTGMSTEDVIEECKLFYFAGQETTSVLLVWTMVMLSQHQDWQARAREEVKQVFGDKKADAEGLNQLKVMTMILYEVLRLYPPVAQLIRAVHKEMKVGDLTLPGGVHINLPILLVQRDTELWGQDAGEFKPERFKDGLSKATKNQVSYFPFSWGPRICIGQSFALLEAKMAMALILQRFSFELSPSYVHAPYTVMTIHPQFGAHLTLHKL, encoded by the exons ATGGAGACATCAGTTGCATCGGTAGCAGTTTCAATTGTGATAGCTGTTGTGTCTTGGTGGGTATGGAGAACCTTGAAGTGGGTTTGGTTTAAACCAAAGATGCTTGAGAGCTACCTGAGAAGACAAGGTATTCCCGGAACTCCTTACACGCCTCTTGTTGGTGATTTAAAGAAAATGTCAAGCATGCTTACAGAAGCAAGATCCAAACCCATCAAACTAACGGATGATGTCACACCACGTGTCGTGCCTTATCCCTTCCACATGCTCAAGACTCATG GGAGAACTTACTATACATGGTTTGGACCTATACCAACCATCACCATAATGGATCCAGAGCAAATCAAAGAAGTATTCAACAACGTTTATGATTTCCCAAAGCCACATACATTCCCATTAGTCAGATTCATAGCCACGGGACTCGCTAGCTATGATGGTGATAAATGGGCTAAACACCGAAGAATCATCAACCCTGCTTTCCACCTAGAGAAGATCAAG AATATGGTACCTGCGTTCCACCAGAGCTGTAGTGAGGTTGTTGGGAAATGGGACAAGTTGGTCTTGGACAGAGGGTTGTCTTGTGAGGTGGACGTTTGGCCTTGGCTTGTGAGTATGACTGCAGATGTGATCTCTCGTACTGCTTTTGGTAGCAGCTATAAAGAAGGACAAAGGATATTTGAGCTCCAAGCAGAACTATCTGAGCTCATCATACAAGATTTTCGGAAAGCTTTCATCCCTGGTTATAg TTATCTCCCAACGAAGGATAATAGAAGGATGAAAGCAGCAGCTAGAGAAATCCAAGTTATACTGAGAGGGATAGTTAACAAGAGGTTACTTGCGAGAGAAGCAAGCGATGACTTGCTAGGTATACTTCTTGAATCAAATTTAGGGCAAGATGAAGGCACTGGAATGAGCACTGAGGATGTGATCGAGGAGTGCAAGTTGTTCTATTTCGCTGGACAAGAGACAACTTCAGTACTTCTTGTCTGGACAATGGTTATGTTAAGCCAACACCAAGACTGGCAGGCTCGTGCACGAGAAGAAGTGAAGCAAGTTTTTGGTGATAAAAAAGCTGATGCAGAAGGCTTGAACCAGCTCAAAGTT ATGACAATGATATTGTATGAGGTTCTTAGGCTGTATCCTCCAGTAGCTCAGCTGATACGAGCCGTTCACAAAGAGATGAAGGTAGGTGATCTGACATTACCGGGCGGCGTACACATCAATCTACCTATTCTGCTAGTCCAGCGCGATACCGAGCTATGGGGCCAAGATGCAGGGGAGTTCAAGCCAGAGAGGTTTAAAGACGGTCTCTCAAAGGCGACTAAGAACCAAGTCTCCTACTTTCCCTTTTCTTGGGGACCAAGGATCTGCATTGGTCAGAGCTTTGCCTTGTTGGAGGCTAAAATGGCAATGGCCTTGATTCTACAGAGATTCTCCTTTGAGTTATCTCCTTCCTATGTGCATGCTCCTTACACAGTCATGACTATTCACCCACAGTTTGGTGCTCATCTTACCCTGCACAAGCTATAG
- the LOC111198806 gene encoding cytochrome P450 72A15-like isoform X2: protein METSVASVAVSIVIAVVSWWVWRTLKWVWFKPKMLESYLRRQEARSKPIKLTDDVTPRVVPYPFHMLKTHGRTYYTWFGPIPTITIMDPEQIKEVFNNVYDFPKPHTFPLVRFIATGLASYDGDKWAKHRRIINPAFHLEKIKNMVPAFHQSCSEVVGKWDKLVLDRGLSCEVDVWPWLVSMTADVISRTAFGSSYKEGQRIFELQAELSELIIQDFRKAFIPGYSYLPTKDNRRMKAAAREIQVILRGIVNKRLLAREASDDLLGILLESNLGQDEGTGMSTEDVIEECKLFYFAGQETTSVLLVWTMVMLSQHQDWQARAREEVKQVFGDKKADAEGLNQLKVMTMILYEVLRLYPPVAQLIRAVHKEMKVGDLTLPGGVHINLPILLVQRDTELWGQDAGEFKPERFKDGLSKATKNQVSYFPFSWGPRICIGQSFALLEAKMAMALILQRFSFELSPSYVHAPYTVMTIHPQFGAHLTLHKL from the exons ATGGAGACATCAGTTGCATCGGTAGCAGTTTCAATTGTGATAGCTGTTGTGTCTTGGTGGGTATGGAGAACCTTGAAGTGGGTTTGGTTTAAACCAAAGATGCTTGAGAGCTACCTGAGAAGACAAG AAGCAAGATCCAAACCCATCAAACTAACGGATGATGTCACACCACGTGTCGTGCCTTATCCCTTCCACATGCTCAAGACTCATG GGAGAACTTACTATACATGGTTTGGACCTATACCAACCATCACCATAATGGATCCAGAGCAAATCAAAGAAGTATTCAACAACGTTTATGATTTCCCAAAGCCACATACATTCCCATTAGTCAGATTCATAGCCACGGGACTCGCTAGCTATGATGGTGATAAATGGGCTAAACACCGAAGAATCATCAACCCTGCTTTCCACCTAGAGAAGATCAAG AATATGGTACCTGCGTTCCACCAGAGCTGTAGTGAGGTTGTTGGGAAATGGGACAAGTTGGTCTTGGACAGAGGGTTGTCTTGTGAGGTGGACGTTTGGCCTTGGCTTGTGAGTATGACTGCAGATGTGATCTCTCGTACTGCTTTTGGTAGCAGCTATAAAGAAGGACAAAGGATATTTGAGCTCCAAGCAGAACTATCTGAGCTCATCATACAAGATTTTCGGAAAGCTTTCATCCCTGGTTATAg TTATCTCCCAACGAAGGATAATAGAAGGATGAAAGCAGCAGCTAGAGAAATCCAAGTTATACTGAGAGGGATAGTTAACAAGAGGTTACTTGCGAGAGAAGCAAGCGATGACTTGCTAGGTATACTTCTTGAATCAAATTTAGGGCAAGATGAAGGCACTGGAATGAGCACTGAGGATGTGATCGAGGAGTGCAAGTTGTTCTATTTCGCTGGACAAGAGACAACTTCAGTACTTCTTGTCTGGACAATGGTTATGTTAAGCCAACACCAAGACTGGCAGGCTCGTGCACGAGAAGAAGTGAAGCAAGTTTTTGGTGATAAAAAAGCTGATGCAGAAGGCTTGAACCAGCTCAAAGTT ATGACAATGATATTGTATGAGGTTCTTAGGCTGTATCCTCCAGTAGCTCAGCTGATACGAGCCGTTCACAAAGAGATGAAGGTAGGTGATCTGACATTACCGGGCGGCGTACACATCAATCTACCTATTCTGCTAGTCCAGCGCGATACCGAGCTATGGGGCCAAGATGCAGGGGAGTTCAAGCCAGAGAGGTTTAAAGACGGTCTCTCAAAGGCGACTAAGAACCAAGTCTCCTACTTTCCCTTTTCTTGGGGACCAAGGATCTGCATTGGTCAGAGCTTTGCCTTGTTGGAGGCTAAAATGGCAATGGCCTTGATTCTACAGAGATTCTCCTTTGAGTTATCTCCTTCCTATGTGCATGCTCCTTACACAGTCATGACTATTCACCCACAGTTTGGTGCTCATCTTACCCTGCACAAGCTATAG
- the LOC125577722 gene encoding cytochrome P450 72A14-like, translated as MWPKLIGKIIGRKRELHPLLLRAGTAFTIYLHNKNAVTHLNINCQQMNMIFYEVLRLYPPVAELRRTVNKEMKLGYITLPAGVRVYIPTALVHRDPALWGEDAGEFKPERFKDGISKATKNHVCYLPFGWGLRICIGQSFSLLEAKMAMALILQRFSFELSPSYVHSPQIVMTTRPQFGAHLILHKL; from the coding sequence ATGTGGCCGAAACTAATAGGTAAAATAATCGGCCGCAAGCGGGAGCTTCATCCGCTTCTACTAAGGGCCGGCACTGCTTTCACCATTTACTTGCACAACAAGAATGCAGTTACTCACTTGAACATTAATTGTCAACAGATGAATATGATCTTCTATGAGGTTTTGAGGCTATACCCTCCGGTGGCTGAGCTTAGAAGAACTGTAAACAAAGAAATGAAGCTAGGATACATTACACTTCCAGCTGGTGTTAGAGTTTATATACCAACTGCTCTTGTTCACCGTGACCCTGCGCTTTGGGGGGAAGATGCAGGGGAGTTTAAGCCGGAGCGTTTCAAAGACGGTATCTCAAAAGCAACAAAGAACCACGTCTGTTACTTACCCTTTGGATGGGGACTGAGGATCTGCATTGGTCAGAGCTTTTCTCTGTTGGAGGCAAAGATGGCAATGGCATTGATTCTACAGAGATTCTCCTTTGAGCTCTCTCCTTCTTATGTTCACTCGCCTCAAATAGTCATGACCACTCGTCCTCAGTTCGGAGCACATCTCATCCTCCACAAGCTATGA
- the LOC111204682 gene encoding cytochrome P450 72A15 isoform X2 — METSVASVAVSIVIAVVSWWVWRTLKWVWFKPKMLESYLRRQEARSKPIKLTDDVTPRVVPYPFHMLKTHGRTYYTWFGPIPTITIMDPEQIKEVFNNVYDFPKPHTFPLVRFIATGLASYDGDKWAKHRRIINPAFHLEKIKNMVPAFHQSCSEVVGKWDKLVLDGGLSCEVDVWPWLVSMTADVISRTAFGSSYKEGQRIFELQAELSELIIQDFRKAFIPGYSYLPTKDNRRMKAAAREIQVILRGIVNKRLLAREASDDLLGILLESNLGQDEGNGMSTEDVIEECKLFYFAGQETTSVLLVWTMVMLSQHQDWQARAREEVKQVFGDKKADAEGLNQLKVMTMILYEVLRLYPPVAQLIRAVHKEMKVGDLTLPGGVHINLPILLVQRDTELWGQDAGEFKPERFKDGLSKATKNQVSYFPFSWGPRICIGQSFALLEAKMAMALILQRFSFELSPSYVHAPYTVMTIHPQFGAHLTLHKL, encoded by the exons ATGGAGACATCAGTTGCATCGGTAGCAGTTTCAATTGTGATAGCTGTTGTGTCTTGGTGGGTATGGAGAACCTTGAAGTGGGTTTGGTTTAAACCAAAGATGCTTGAGAGCTACCTGAGAAGACAAG AAGCAAGATCCAAACCCATCAAACTAACGGATGATGTCACACCACGTGTCGTGCCTTATCCCTTCCACATGCTCAAGACTCATG GGAGAACTTACTATACATGGTTTGGACCTATACCAACCATCACCATAATGGATCCAGAGCAAATCAAAGAAGTATTCAACAACGTTTATGATTTCCCAAAGCCACATACATTCCCATTAGTCAGATTCATAGCCACGGGACTCGCTAGCTATGATGGTGATAAATGGGCTAAACACCGAAGAATCATCAACCCTGCTTTCCACCTAGAGAAGATCAAG AATATGGTACCTGCGTTCCACCAGAGCTGTAGTGAGGTTGTTGGGAAATGGGACAAGTTGGTCTTGGACGGAGGGTTGTCTTGTGAGGTGGACGTTTGGCCTTGGCTTGTGAGTATGACTGCAGATGTGATCTCTCGTACTGCTTTTGGTAGCAGCTATAAAGAAGGACAAAGGATATTTGAGCTCCAAGCAGAACTATCTGAGCTCATCATACAAGATTTTCGGAAAGCTTTCATCCCTGGTTATAg TTATCTCCCAACGAAGGATAATAGAAGGATGAAAGCAGCAGCTAGAGAAATCCAAGTTATACTGAGAGGGATAGTTAACAAGAGGTTACTTGCGAGAGAAGCAAGCGATGACTTGCTAGGTATACTTCTTGAATCAAATTTAGGGCAAGATGAAGGCAATGGAATGAGCACTGAGGATGTGATCGAGGAGTGCAAGTTGTTCTATTTCGCTGGACAAGAGACAACTTCAGTACTTCTTGTCTGGACAATGGTTATGTTAAGCCAACACCAAGACTGGCAGGCTCGTGCACGAGAAGAAGTGAAGCAAGTTTTTGGTGATAAAAAAGCTGATGCAGAAGGCTTGAACCAGCTCAAAGTT ATGACAATGATATTGTATGAGGTTCTTAGGCTGTATCCTCCAGTAGCTCAGCTGATACGAGCCGTTCACAAAGAGATGAAGGTAGGTGATCTGACATTACCGGGCGGCGTACACATCAATCTACCTATTCTGCTAGTCCAGCGCGATACCGAGCTATGGGGCCAAGATGCAGGGGAGTTCAAGCCAGAGAGGTTTAAAGACGGTCTCTCAAAGGCGACTAAGAACCAAGTCTCCTACTTTCCCTTTTCTTGGGGACCAAGGATCTGCATTGGTCAGAGCTTTGCCTTGTTGGAGGCTAAAATGGCAATGGCCTTGATTCTACAGAGATTCTCCTTTGAGTTATCTCCTTCCTATGTGCATGCTCCTTACACAGTCATGACTATTCACCCACAGTTTGGTGCTCATCTTACCCTGCACAAGCTATAG
- the LOC111204682 gene encoding cytochrome P450 72A15 isoform X1: METSVASVAVSIVIAVVSWWVWRTLKWVWFKPKMLESYLRRQGIPGTPYTPLVGDLKKMSSMLTEARSKPIKLTDDVTPRVVPYPFHMLKTHGRTYYTWFGPIPTITIMDPEQIKEVFNNVYDFPKPHTFPLVRFIATGLASYDGDKWAKHRRIINPAFHLEKIKNMVPAFHQSCSEVVGKWDKLVLDGGLSCEVDVWPWLVSMTADVISRTAFGSSYKEGQRIFELQAELSELIIQDFRKAFIPGYSYLPTKDNRRMKAAAREIQVILRGIVNKRLLAREASDDLLGILLESNLGQDEGNGMSTEDVIEECKLFYFAGQETTSVLLVWTMVMLSQHQDWQARAREEVKQVFGDKKADAEGLNQLKVMTMILYEVLRLYPPVAQLIRAVHKEMKVGDLTLPGGVHINLPILLVQRDTELWGQDAGEFKPERFKDGLSKATKNQVSYFPFSWGPRICIGQSFALLEAKMAMALILQRFSFELSPSYVHAPYTVMTIHPQFGAHLTLHKL, encoded by the exons ATGGAGACATCAGTTGCATCGGTAGCAGTTTCAATTGTGATAGCTGTTGTGTCTTGGTGGGTATGGAGAACCTTGAAGTGGGTTTGGTTTAAACCAAAGATGCTTGAGAGCTACCTGAGAAGACAAGGTATTCCCGGAACTCCTTACACGCCTCTTGTTGGTGATTTAAAGAAAATGTCAAGCATGCTTACAGAAGCAAGATCCAAACCCATCAAACTAACGGATGATGTCACACCACGTGTCGTGCCTTATCCCTTCCACATGCTCAAGACTCATG GGAGAACTTACTATACATGGTTTGGACCTATACCAACCATCACCATAATGGATCCAGAGCAAATCAAAGAAGTATTCAACAACGTTTATGATTTCCCAAAGCCACATACATTCCCATTAGTCAGATTCATAGCCACGGGACTCGCTAGCTATGATGGTGATAAATGGGCTAAACACCGAAGAATCATCAACCCTGCTTTCCACCTAGAGAAGATCAAG AATATGGTACCTGCGTTCCACCAGAGCTGTAGTGAGGTTGTTGGGAAATGGGACAAGTTGGTCTTGGACGGAGGGTTGTCTTGTGAGGTGGACGTTTGGCCTTGGCTTGTGAGTATGACTGCAGATGTGATCTCTCGTACTGCTTTTGGTAGCAGCTATAAAGAAGGACAAAGGATATTTGAGCTCCAAGCAGAACTATCTGAGCTCATCATACAAGATTTTCGGAAAGCTTTCATCCCTGGTTATAg TTATCTCCCAACGAAGGATAATAGAAGGATGAAAGCAGCAGCTAGAGAAATCCAAGTTATACTGAGAGGGATAGTTAACAAGAGGTTACTTGCGAGAGAAGCAAGCGATGACTTGCTAGGTATACTTCTTGAATCAAATTTAGGGCAAGATGAAGGCAATGGAATGAGCACTGAGGATGTGATCGAGGAGTGCAAGTTGTTCTATTTCGCTGGACAAGAGACAACTTCAGTACTTCTTGTCTGGACAATGGTTATGTTAAGCCAACACCAAGACTGGCAGGCTCGTGCACGAGAAGAAGTGAAGCAAGTTTTTGGTGATAAAAAAGCTGATGCAGAAGGCTTGAACCAGCTCAAAGTT ATGACAATGATATTGTATGAGGTTCTTAGGCTGTATCCTCCAGTAGCTCAGCTGATACGAGCCGTTCACAAAGAGATGAAGGTAGGTGATCTGACATTACCGGGCGGCGTACACATCAATCTACCTATTCTGCTAGTCCAGCGCGATACCGAGCTATGGGGCCAAGATGCAGGGGAGTTCAAGCCAGAGAGGTTTAAAGACGGTCTCTCAAAGGCGACTAAGAACCAAGTCTCCTACTTTCCCTTTTCTTGGGGACCAAGGATCTGCATTGGTCAGAGCTTTGCCTTGTTGGAGGCTAAAATGGCAATGGCCTTGATTCTACAGAGATTCTCCTTTGAGTTATCTCCTTCCTATGTGCATGCTCCTTACACAGTCATGACTATTCACCCACAGTTTGGTGCTCATCTTACCCTGCACAAGCTATAG
- the LOC111204681 gene encoding cytochrome P450 72A13-like, producing the protein MSLPVVAAALMVVLAFFLTRVVNWVWIKPKKLESYLRRQGLPGTPYTPLVGDVKRNVNMLMEARSKPITLTDDITPRLLPLALKMFNSHGRTFFIWLGPVPTIMITNPEHIKEVFSKVYDFEKNASFPLVKLLVGGLASYKGDKWARHRRIINPAFHLEKIKNMVPAFYHCCSEVVGKWDKLVLDKGLSCEVDVWSWLVSMTADVISHAAFGSSYREGQRIFELQGELSSLIAQELKKPYIPGLSFFPTKKTKRMKAIDKEIDIILRGMVSKREAGEAENNDLLGILLESSSEESGGSGMSVEEVMRECKLFYFAGQETTSVLLVWTMILLSHHQDWQERAREEVRQILGDNINTKPDIDSLNNLKVMTMIFYEVLRLYPPVAELRRTVNKEMKLGEITLPAGVRVYIPTALVHRDPDLWGEDAGEFKPERFKDGISKATKNQVCYLPFGWGLRICIGQNFSLLEAKMAMALILQRFSFELSPSYVHSPQIVMTTRPQFGAHLILHKL; encoded by the exons atgtctttaccAGTAGTAGCAGCAGCTTTGATGGTGGTTTTAGCATTTTTCTTGACAAGGGTTGTGAACTGGGTATGGATAAAACCAAAGAAGCTAGAGAGCTACCTGAGAAGACAAGGTCTCCCTGGAACTCCTTACACGCCTCTTGTAGGAGATGTTAAGAGGAATGTTAATATGTTGATGGAGGCAAGATCAAAACCCATCACTCTGACAGATGATATCACTCCACGTCTCCTTCCTCTTGCCTTGAAGATGTTCAACTCCCACG GAAGGACGTTCTTCATATGGCTTGGACCAGTTCCAACAATCATGATAACGAATCCAGAGCACATCAAGGAAGTCTTTAGTAAAGTGTACGATTTTGAGAAGAATGCTTCATTCCCTTTGGTCAAACTGTTAGTAGGCGGGCTTGCTAGCTATAAGGGAGATAAGTGGGCTAGACACAGAAGGATCATCAACCCCGCTTTTCACCTTGAGAAGATCAAG AACATGGTCCCTGCGTTCTACCATTGTTGCAGCGAGGTTGTTGGCAAATGGGACAAGTTAGTGTTGGATAAAGGGTTGTCTTGTGAGGTGGATGTTTGGTCTTGGCTTGTGAGTATGACTGCGGATGTGATCTCTCATGCTGCTTTTGGAAGCAGCTATAGAGAAGGACAGAGGATATTTGAGCTCCAAGGTGAACTATCTTCTCTCATAGCACAAGAGCTTAAGAAGCCTTACATCCCTGGACTGAG TTTTTTCCCAACAAAGAAAACCAAGAGGATGAAAGCAATAGACAAAGAGATAGACATAATACTGAGAGGTATGGTGAGCAAGCGGGAAGCTGGAGAAGCAGAAAACAATGATTTGTTGGGGATACTCCTTGAATCAAGTTCAGAGGAATCTGGAGGAAGTGGAATGAGTGTAGAAGAGGTGATGAGAGAGTGTAAGCTGTTTTATTTCGCAGGACAAGAGACAACTTCAGTACTATTGGTCTGGACAATGATTTTGTTAAGCCATCACCAAGACTGGCAGGAACGGGCGCGAGAGGAAGTGAGGCAAATACTCGGTgataacattaatacaaaacCTGATATAGATTCTCTTAACAACCTCAAAGTG ATGACTATGATCTTCTATGAGGTTTTGAGGCTATACCCTCCAGTGGCTGAGCTTAGAAGAACTGTAAACAAAGAAATGAAGCTAGGAGAGATTACACTTCCAGCTGGTGTTAGAGTTTATATACCAACTGCTCTTGTTCACCGTGACCCTGATCTTTGGGGGGAGGATGCAGGGGAGTTTAAGCCGGAGCGTTTCAAAGACGGTATCTCGAAAGCAACAAAGAACCAGGTCTGTTACTTACCCTTTGGATGGGGACTGAGGATTTGCATTGGTCAGAACTTTTCTCTGTTGGAGGCAAAGATGGCAATGGCATTGATTCTACAGAGATTCTCCTTTGAGCTCTCTCCTTCTTATGTTCACTCGCCTCAAATAGTCATGACCACTCGTCCTCAATTCGGAGCACATCTCATCCTCCACAAGCTATGA
- the LOC111201793 gene encoding cytochrome P450 72A15-like codes for MSLPLVAAALIVVLGAVLIRVVNWVWITPKKLERYLRRQGLPGTPYTPLVGDIKKNIKMLMEARSKPISLTDDVIPYLLPLALKMFYPTKNNKRMKAIDKEIDTILRGMVSKREDGEAEHNDLLGILLESSSEESGGNGLSVEEVLRECKLFYFAGQETTSVLLVWTMVLLSHHQDWQERAREEVRQILGDDNDTKPDIESLSHLKVMSMIFYEVRSHLILHKL; via the exons ATGTCTTTACCACTTGTAGCAGCAGCTTTAATTGTGGTTTTAGGAGCTGTTTTGATAAGGGTTGTGAACTGGGTGTGGATAACACCAAAGAAGCTGGAGAGGTACCTGAGAAGACAAGGTCTTCCCGGAACTCCTTACACGCCTCTTGTAGGAGATATCAAGAAGAATATTAAAATGTTGATGGAGGCAAGATCAAAACCCATCTCTCTAACGGATGATGTCATCCCATATCTCCTTCCTCTTGCCTTAAAGAT GTTTTACCCAACAAAGAACAATAAGAGGATGAAAGCAATAGACAAAGAGATAGACACAATACTGAGAGGTATGGTGAGCAAGAGGGAAGATGGAGAAGCAGAACACAATGATTTGTTGGGGATACTTCTTGAATCAAGTTCAGAGGAATCTGGAGGAAATGGTTTGAGCGTAGAAGAAGTTTTGAGAGAGTGCAAGCTGTTTTATTTCGCAGGACAAGAgacaacttcagtactcttggTCTGGACAATGGTTTTACTAAGCCATCACCAAGATTGGCAAGAACGGGCACGAGAGGAAGTGAGACAAATCCTCGGTGATGATAATGATACTAAACCAGATATAGAGTCTCTTAGCCACCTCAAAGTG ATGAGTATGATCTTCTATGAGGTTCGGAGCCATCTCATCCTCCACAAGCTCTGA